One part of the Hydra vulgaris chromosome 01, alternate assembly HydraT2T_AEP genome encodes these proteins:
- the LOC136074237 gene encoding uncharacterized protein LOC136074237 — translation MDEDHHLSNVVSPLIDLGLGLVSQVPLDYMHLVLLGVQKRMISLWMKGDLKYRFSSNIVSNISANLLHFRNSMPKEFCRKPRSLSDYKQWKATEFRQFLLYTGLLALFNIVPKAIYDNFVTLSVALTYLLSPNLVKYVEYLDYVEKLLVNFVFNFKELYGETQIVYNVHSLIHLVQDAKKFGALDNISAFPFENQLRIIKKMVRRPQNPIAQIVCPMAEKANAINNINNVLKGTAYKKNIYKKKQTSRPVPECLNQFFYQQYRQCKENNKFASTAQGDNCFEISGNPSVLLNILLNEDNKAIVVYDTFKELVGNLLQCLWTEILFQFHFFTNKLILLMFYFFLCLFERYK, via the exons ATGGATGAAGATCATCATTTATCTAATGTTGTATCACCTTTAATTGATCTAGGTTTGGGATTAGTTTCTCAAGTACCGTTAGACTACATGCATTTAGTTCTTTTAGGTGTACAGAAAAGAATGATAAGCTTATGGATGAAAGGAGACTTAAAGTATcgattttcatcaaatattgtAAGTAATATATCAGCAAACTTGCTACATTTTCGAAACAGCATGCCAAAAGAATTTTGCCGCAAACCAAGATCTCTTAGTGATTACAAACAATGGAAAGCAACAGAATTCCGTCAGTTTTTACTGTATACTGGGTTATTAGCACTATTTAATATTGTACCAAAAGCAATTTACGATAACTTTGTTACACTTTCCGTTGCATTAACATATTTATTGAGTCCAAATTTAGTCAAATATGTAGAGTACTTAGATTATGTTGAAAAGTTGttggtaaattttgtttttaattttaaagagcTTTATGGAGAGACCCAAATAGTTTATAATGTGCATTCATTAATACATCTAGTTCaagatgcaaaaaaatttggagCATTAGATAATATTTCTGCTTTCCCATTTGAAAATCagttaagaataattaaaaaaatggttcgTCGACCACAAAATCCGATTGCACAGATAGTATGTCCAATGGCTGAGAAGGCGAACgctattaataatataaacaatgtattaaaaggaacagcatataaaaaaaacatatacaaaaaaaaacagacttCAAGACCAGTGCCAGAATGcttaaatcaatttttctaTCAGCAATACAGACAGtgcaaagaaaataataaatttgcatCAACTGCCCAAGGCGACAATTGCTTCGAAATATCCGGAAATCCATCAGTGCTGTTAAATATTCTTCTTAATGAAGATAATAAAGCAATTGTGGTGTATGACACATTTAAaga GTTGGTAGGAAATTTGTTACAATGCCTCTGGACAgaaattttgtttcaattcCACTTCTTCACCAAtaagttgattttattaatgttttattttttcttatgcTTGTTTGAAAGATATAAATAG
- the LOC136074238 gene encoding uncharacterized protein LOC136074238 produces the protein MFRTNGKKLSETFHHMTTSIRKLLVCKGLIQEAIKLLKVVQNFNTETYGKNNKIMLDTKGNIAKCLNNIGKYNEALEIYYSVDKMQTEVLGINHPSTMKTKHNIASCLDNMGKYNEALETYYPVNKIRTEILGINHPSTMTTKHNIARCLNNMGKYNEALEMYYSTDKIQTETLGINHPSTMITKHNIALCLSNMGKYNEALEIYYSFDKIQTETLGINHPSTTTTKHNIAFCLDNMGKYNEALEIYCSVDKIRIEILGINHPSTMATKHNIALCLSNMGKYNEALEIYNSFDKIQTEILAIVVQLLCCPECKTCRLNLVEKAKNKFGLSSSLIIFCKCGFNHEFFTLKKCGSESCRAFDINQRSVYAMRSCGQGHTGLKDSVILWIFHRQ, from the exons ATGTTTCGTACTAAcggaaaaaaactttcagaaacCTTCCATCATATGACGACTTCTATTCGAAAATTATTAGTATGTAAAGGTTTAATTCAAGAAGCAATCAAGTTATTAAAAGTcgttcaaaattttaatacagaaacttatggtaaaaataataaaatcatgcTTGATACAAAAGGTAATATCGCAAAGTGTTTAAACAATAtaggaaaatataacgaagctttagaaatttattattctgttgataaaatgcAAACTGAagttttag gtatcaaccatccgtctacaatgaaaacaaaacataatattgcaAGCTGTTTGGacaatatgggaaaatataacgaagctttagaaactTATTATCCTGTAAATAAAatacgaactgaaattttag gtatcaaccatccgtctacaatgacaacaaaacataatatcgcacgCTGTTTGAataatatgggaaaatataacgaagctttagaaatgtatTATTCTactgataaaatacaaactgaaactTTAGGTATCAACCACCCGTCTACAATgataacaaaacataatatcgcactCTGTTTGAgcaatatgggaaaatataacgaagctttagaaatttattattcttttgataaaatacaaactgaaactTTAGGTATCAACCACCCGTCTACAAcgacaacaaaacataatatcgcatTCTGTTTGGacaatatgggaaaatataacgaagctttagaaatttattgttctgttgataaaatacgaattgaaattttaggtatcaaccatccgtctacaatggcaacaaaacataatatcgcactCTGTTTGAgcaatatgggaaaatataacgaagctttagaaatttataattcttttgataaaatacaaactgaaattttag CCATTGTTGTTCAGTTGTTATGTTGTCCAGAATGTAAAACTTGTCGACTTAATTTAGTTGaaaaggcaaaaaataaatttggacTTTCCAGCTCATTGATTATATTCTGTAAATGTGGATTCAATCATGAATTTTTTACACTAAAGAAATGTGGTTCTGAAAGTTGCAGAGCCTTTGATATTAACCAAAGGTCAGTTTATGCGATGCGTTCATGTGGACAAGGCCATACTGGCCTTAAAGATTCTGTTATCTTATGGATCTTCCACCGCCAATGA
- the LOC136075208 gene encoding uncharacterized protein LOC136075208 yields MFAIVEFSDSVEIIPVKWFNTEEEEECFWPELFLFSKVSKLVSQQADPNPGWRKYSVRSLGKAATYERARENLKLSENSSDLNLTENENTEKATGVLKRKRVSTQCFQFDSDSEEYRMFFKSKF; encoded by the exons ATGTTTGCAATAGTTGAATTTAGTGATTCAGTTGAAATTATTCCAGTGAAATGGTTTAACACAGAAGAGGAAGAGGAATGTTTTTGGCCTGAGttatttctattttcaaaagtatCAAAGCTGGTCAGCCAACAAGCTGATCCTAATCCTGGATGGAGAAAATATAGTGTTCGATCTTTGGGAAAGGCAG CTACTTACGAAAGAGCAAGAGAAAATTTAAAGCTTTCAGAAAACTCGTCCGATTTAAATCTGACAGAAAatgaaaatacagaaaaagcAACTGGTGTTCTAAAGCGGAAAAG agTATCTACGCAATGCTTTCAATTTGACTCAGACAGTGAGGAATATAGGATGTTCTtcaaaagcaaattttaa